A genome region from Triticum aestivum cultivar Chinese Spring chromosome 2B, IWGSC CS RefSeq v2.1, whole genome shotgun sequence includes the following:
- the LOC123041077 gene encoding uncharacterized protein isoform X2: MAPLRSLVLLVAYAVLVAAVLQASETRVQAATSSPSSPFTAGDPPQPSLPGSPPLPGSPAFPPSPGFPGMAGAQPSTSPSLHPARTCMEPLILVEPCASYLTNSSVRAPPRACCDGLRSLVGGGDRICLCHAIMGDLGIFAGGTIDQLRMLVLPLTCTTFIPPDLLLMCLGN, from the exons ATGGCGCCACTCAGATCACTAGTTTTGCTCGTGGCGTACGCCGTACTCGTGGCGGCGGTGCTGCAAGCATCGGAAACGAGAGTACAGGCAGCTACCTCCTCGCCTTCTTCACCGTTCACCGCCGGTGACCCGCCACAGCCCTCCCTCCCGGGCTCGCCGCCTCTACCAGGCTCGCCCGCGTTCCCGCCGTCGCCCGGCTTCCCGGGCATGGCAGGCGCGCAGCCGTCTACGTCGCCTTCGCTGCACCCGGCCAGAACATGCATGGAGCCGCTGATACTGGTGGAACCGTGCGCCAGCTACCTGACGAACTCCAGCGTGCGGGCGCCGCCCAGAGCGTGCTGCGATGGCCTCAGgtcgctcgtcggcggcggcgacaggATTTGCCTGTGCCACGCCATCATGGGCGACCTGGGTATATTTGCAGGCGGGACGATAGACCAGCTACGCATGCTCGTGCTGCCTCTAACGTGCACCACGTTCATACCGCCGGACCTTCTTCTGATGTGCCTCGGCAA TTAA
- the LOC123041077 gene encoding uncharacterized protein isoform X1 encodes MAPLRSLVLLVAYAVLVAAVLQASETRVQAATSSPSSPFTAGDPPQPSLPGSPPLPGSPAFPPSPGFPGMAGAQPSTSPSLHPARTCMEPLILVEPCASYLTNSSVRAPPRACCDGLRSLVGGGDRICLCHAIMGDLGIFAGGTIDQLRMLVLPLTCTTFIPPDLLLMCLVNPVPPIL; translated from the exons ATGGCGCCACTCAGATCACTAGTTTTGCTCGTGGCGTACGCCGTACTCGTGGCGGCGGTGCTGCAAGCATCGGAAACGAGAGTACAGGCAGCTACCTCCTCGCCTTCTTCACCGTTCACCGCCGGTGACCCGCCACAGCCCTCCCTCCCGGGCTCGCCGCCTCTACCAGGCTCGCCCGCGTTCCCGCCGTCGCCCGGCTTCCCGGGCATGGCAGGCGCGCAGCCGTCTACGTCGCCTTCGCTGCACCCGGCCAGAACATGCATGGAGCCGCTGATACTGGTGGAACCGTGCGCCAGCTACCTGACGAACTCCAGCGTGCGGGCGCCGCCCAGAGCGTGCTGCGATGGCCTCAGgtcgctcgtcggcggcggcgacaggATTTGCCTGTGCCACGCCATCATGGGCGACCTGGGTATATTTGCAGGCGGGACGATAGACCAGCTACGCATGCTCGTGCTGCCTCTAACGTGCACCACGTTCATACCGCCGGACCTTCTTCTGATGTGCCTCG TTAACCCTGTCCCGCCGATTCTGTAA